The following are encoded together in the Spiroplasma apis B31 genome:
- a CDS encoding F0F1 ATP synthase subunit A has translation MQENLQKNWNLLNPQLISIFLTFIVICTFCIVYNVKIRNKKDGQQLSGFLVLTETFITQVENMIVTVMGKGFKHLTPYAMYIFMYVVISSILAILGFEPLTSSFTVTLSMGLVTFFGIYYYGIRYQKLAFFKKFLNPVELLTQFVPLVSISFRLFGNMLGGSIILGLLYGTMIGLQGTIFVKENIAKLVEEDWHRQFTYWWGGFNIFTTALMPWLHLYFDLFDGVIQSIVFVMLTLSYWGNAKDGEHETDGDASESENIKKLKRKEKLSKELRI, from the coding sequence ATGCAAGAAAATTTACAAAAAAATTGAAATCTTCTAAATCCACAACTTATATCAATATTTTTAACGTTTATCGTAATTTGTACATTTTGTATTGTTTATAACGTCAAAATCAGAAACAAAAAAGATGGGCAACAACTGAGCGGATTTTTGGTCTTAACCGAGACGTTTATCACTCAAGTTGAAAATATGATAGTAACAGTTATGGGTAAAGGTTTTAAACATTTGACACCATATGCGATGTACATATTTATGTATGTTGTGATATCATCCATACTAGCAATTCTTGGGTTTGAACCTTTAACAAGTTCATTTACAGTTACTCTCTCAATGGGACTAGTAACCTTTTTTGGAATATATTACTACGGGATAAGATATCAAAAGCTTGCTTTTTTTAAAAAATTTTTAAATCCTGTTGAACTACTAACACAATTTGTTCCATTAGTATCAATTTCATTTAGGTTATTTGGTAATATGCTGGGTGGTAGCATTATTTTGGGCTTGTTATACGGTACGATGATCGGTCTACAAGGAACAATTTTTGTAAAAGAAAATATCGCTAAGCTTGTTGAAGAAGACTGACATAGACAATTCACTTATTGGTGAGGAGGGTTCAACATCTTCACTACTGCACTAATGCCTTGACTTCATTTATACTTCGATTTATTTGATGGGGTCATTCAATCTATAGTGTTTGTTATGCTTACACTCTCATATTGAGGTAACGCAAAAGATGGTGAACACGAAACAGATGGAGATGCGTCCGAGTCTGAAAATATCAAAAAGCTAAAAAGAAAAGAAAAATTATCAAAAGAATTAAGAATTTAA
- the atpE gene encoding ATP synthase F0 subunit C, with product MFAEGNIEKGLKYLGAGIAGVGVFGASLGQGILGYGACMAIGRNPEVAPKITTTMIIVAGISESGSIYALVVALLLIYAVN from the coding sequence ATGTTTGCTGAAGGTAATATCGAAAAAGGATTAAAATATCTTGGTGCTGGGATCGCTGGTGTCGGGGTTTTTGGTGCTAGTTTAGGGCAAGGTATACTTGGTTATGGTGCATGTATGGCGATTGGAAGAAATCCTGAGGTTGCACCAAAAATAACTACAACAATGATTATTGTCGCTGGTATTAGTGAATCTGGCTCAATTTATGCCTTAGTTGTTGCCTTGTTGTTAATTTATGCAGTTAATTAA
- the atpF gene encoding F0F1 ATP synthase subunit B, whose amino-acid sequence MQLINFYHTDTLLTKSESAPGVPDIVNNLFPNLPMFIAHVLATIVIVIFLSRLVYKPFKKMIAERRKKINELLDDASGKQAIANKDKKDAEKLINIAKVESKEIVIKAKGEADILKMEIIENARKEAANIQNHAKKTIEFEKNEANEEIRKQIIDLAFEAANKIMDVNVSNDVNKKLIDEFLNGLGS is encoded by the coding sequence ATGCAGTTAATTAATTTTTATCATACAGATACTTTGTTGACAAAGAGCGAATCAGCTCCTGGTGTACCAGATATTGTTAATAATTTATTTCCAAATCTACCAATGTTTATTGCTCACGTTCTTGCAACAATTGTAATAGTTATCTTTTTATCCAGACTTGTTTACAAACCTTTCAAAAAAATGATTGCTGAAAGAAGAAAAAAAATAAATGAACTTCTTGACGATGCCTCTGGAAAACAAGCTATTGCAAATAAAGATAAAAAAGATGCAGAGAAGCTTATAAATATTGCAAAAGTAGAGTCAAAAGAAATTGTTATTAAAGCTAAAGGCGAAGCAGATATACTAAAAATGGAAATTATTGAGAATGCACGTAAAGAGGCGGCAAATATCCAAAATCATGCGAAAAAAACAATTGAGTTTGAGAAAAATGAAGCCAACGAAGAAATACGTAAGCAAATTATTGATCTAGCATTTGAAGCCGCAAATAAAATTATGGATGTAAATGTATCTAATGATGTAAATAAAAAACTCATCGACGAGTTTTTGAATGGCTTAGGTAGTTAA
- a CDS encoding F0F1 ATP synthase subunit delta, producing MIIKQSLINNWASAISSIAIENNNIKEYIELSNKIRKLFMENEELPIFLKNNFIDLNTRYNFLDKVFLNTNLDKNLLNVLKLLTERNLISATKSIFKKVEFNLLKATEISKGYVYSVEKLDEKLIKELELKLSKKLNQTITLENLIDKSLIAGIKVEINDHRFDSSIKGKIEDMKLQILQNRK from the coding sequence ATGATAATAAAACAAAGTCTAATAAATAATTGGGCAAGTGCAATCTCTTCAATAGCTATAGAAAATAATAACATTAAAGAATATATTGAATTATCAAATAAAATAAGAAAATTATTCATGGAAAATGAGGAATTACCAATTTTTCTAAAAAATAATTTCATAGATTTAAATACAAGATATAACTTTCTTGATAAAGTTTTTTTGAATACTAATTTAGATAAAAACTTGTTAAATGTTTTAAAACTCTTAACAGAACGAAATTTAATCTCAGCAACTAAAAGTATTTTCAAAAAAGTGGAATTCAACTTATTAAAAGCAACTGAGATATCAAAAGGTTATGTTTACTCTGTTGAGAAGTTAGATGAAAAACTTATTAAAGAACTAGAATTGAAACTTAGTAAGAAACTTAACCAAACAATTACACTTGAAAATCTGATTGACAAGTCACTTATTGCTGGAATAAAAGTTGAAATCAACGATCATAGGTTTGATTCTTCTATAAAAGGAAAAATAGAAGATATGAAACTTCAAATATTACAAAATAGAAAATAG
- the atpA gene encoding F0F1 ATP synthase subunit alpha — translation MPLKINEISEVIKKQIQNYGKEIVKSEEGVVASIGDGVALLFGLDEVMMGELLIFDNDIYGMALSLEDGAVGAVIIGDDSQIKQGDKVKRTKRVVETPVGDELLGRVLNGIGQPIDGNGPFKENKFSPVEKIASGVMSRKSVDQPLETGLLSVDSIIPIGKGQRELIIGDRQTGKTAIAIDTIINQKGKNVKCVYVAIGQKESTVAQVVEKLKQAGAMEFTTVISASASESAPMQYLAPYSGVSIAEEWMSQGDDVLIIYDDLSKHAVAYRTLALLLRRPPGREAYPGDVFYLHSRLLERAARVNEKFGGGSITALPIIETQAGDISAYIPTNVISITDGQIFLSDQLFNSGIRPAVDTGLSVSRVGSSAQIKAVKQMAGTLKLELAQYYELQAFAKFGSDLDETTKATLNHGNKIVELLKQRQYNPLSQIDQSIILLAIKKRLIKWLPVSEMSIFKEALLLHFNNDKTAQALRKLLEAEQEFSEELTKKIEAQIVIVLKKIITGIKGWKASDFGDQKEWSKL, via the coding sequence ATGCCACTAAAAATCAACGAAATTTCCGAGGTTATTAAAAAACAAATTCAAAATTACGGAAAAGAAATAGTTAAAAGTGAAGAAGGTGTCGTAGCCAGTATCGGTGACGGTGTAGCCTTATTATTCGGACTTGATGAAGTTATGATGGGTGAACTTTTAATCTTTGACAACGATATTTATGGTATGGCTTTAAGTCTTGAAGATGGTGCTGTTGGTGCTGTTATTATTGGTGATGATTCACAAATAAAACAAGGTGACAAGGTCAAAAGAACAAAGAGAGTAGTAGAAACACCTGTCGGAGATGAGTTACTTGGAAGAGTTTTAAATGGTATTGGTCAGCCTATAGATGGTAACGGACCTTTCAAAGAAAACAAGTTCTCTCCAGTAGAAAAAATAGCTTCAGGAGTTATGTCAAGGAAATCTGTCGATCAACCACTTGAAACAGGGTTGCTTTCGGTAGACTCAATTATTCCAATTGGAAAAGGTCAACGTGAGCTTATAATTGGTGACAGACAAACTGGTAAAACTGCCATAGCAATTGACACTATAATAAACCAAAAAGGTAAAAATGTTAAATGTGTTTATGTTGCAATAGGTCAAAAAGAATCAACAGTAGCACAGGTTGTCGAAAAGTTAAAGCAAGCTGGAGCAATGGAATTTACAACAGTTATATCAGCTTCTGCTAGTGAATCTGCTCCAATGCAATATCTTGCACCTTATTCTGGTGTTTCTATTGCAGAGGAATGAATGTCTCAAGGAGATGATGTCTTAATTATTTATGATGATCTTTCTAAACATGCCGTTGCATATAGAACGCTTGCACTTCTACTTCGTAGACCACCAGGTCGTGAAGCTTATCCAGGAGATGTATTTTACTTACACTCTAGACTTTTAGAAAGAGCAGCAAGGGTTAATGAAAAGTTTGGTGGTGGTAGCATAACCGCTCTACCAATTATTGAAACTCAAGCTGGAGATATATCAGCTTACATTCCTACTAATGTAATATCAATTACAGACGGACAAATATTCCTTTCAGATCAGTTATTCAACTCTGGTATTAGACCAGCTGTTGACACAGGTTTATCTGTTTCAAGGGTAGGTTCTTCTGCACAAATTAAAGCTGTTAAACAAATGGCTGGTACATTAAAATTAGAACTAGCACAATATTATGAATTACAAGCGTTTGCAAAATTTGGTAGTGATTTGGATGAGACAACTAAGGCTACATTAAACCATGGAAATAAAATTGTGGAGTTATTAAAACAGAGACAGTATAATCCGTTGTCACAAATTGATCAATCTATAATACTTTTAGCTATTAAAAAAAGATTAATCAAATGACTTCCTGTAAGTGAAATGTCAATTTTCAAAGAAGCGCTGTTGCTCCATTTCAATAATGATAAAACAGCACAAGCCTTAAGAAAATTATTAGAAGCAGAACAAGAGTTCAGTGAAGAACTAACAAAAAAAATTGAAGCACAAATTGTTATTGTTCTTAAAAAAATAATTACCGGAATTAAAGGATGAAAAGCATCAGACTTTGGTGACCAAAAGGAATGGAGTAAACTATAG
- the atpG gene encoding ATP synthase F1 subunit gamma has translation MPNLSELKTQIGSVKDIGKITGAMELVATAKLKKITRRVGEIHNYLEEVYDVFNYIISNSEDSIYLKKPNQQINNTLWVLISSNLGLCGGYNANIFKLVQNEIKQEDSIIAIGTKAISFCNQYNFNIKSKVTNIDVDFTNEQAREIASDILEAYTLKKYDAVNIVYTKFINNATFEPSIINMFPIEKKEQSNTGEIITLEPDPETVLATSISLYLNTIIFGTILESQLSEQASRRMAMESATKNGKELSQELTVLYNRKRQENITQEISEIVGGANAQNDN, from the coding sequence ATGCCAAACCTTAGTGAGTTAAAAACACAAATTGGATCAGTTAAAGATATCGGTAAAATAACAGGGGCAATGGAATTAGTTGCAACAGCCAAATTAAAAAAAATCACTCGTAGAGTTGGTGAAATCCATAATTACCTTGAAGAGGTGTACGACGTTTTCAATTATATTATTTCCAACTCAGAAGATTCGATTTATTTGAAAAAACCTAACCAACAAATTAATAATACATTATGAGTTTTGATATCTTCTAACTTGGGATTGTGTGGCGGTTACAATGCAAATATTTTTAAACTTGTTCAAAATGAAATTAAACAAGAAGATAGCATAATTGCTATTGGGACAAAAGCAATCAGTTTTTGTAATCAATATAATTTCAATATCAAGAGCAAAGTTACGAATATTGATGTTGACTTTACTAACGAACAAGCAAGAGAAATTGCATCTGATATCCTGGAAGCATATACTTTAAAAAAATATGATGCAGTTAATATTGTTTATACAAAATTCATCAATAATGCCACATTCGAACCAAGCATTATAAATATGTTTCCGATTGAAAAAAAAGAACAATCAAATACGGGAGAGATTATTACACTTGAACCAGACCCAGAAACAGTCTTGGCTACGTCTATTTCACTTTATTTGAACACAATAATCTTTGGAACAATACTTGAATCTCAGCTTTCCGAGCAAGCAAGTAGAAGAATGGCTATGGAGTCAGCTACAAAAAATGGAAAGGAATTATCACAAGAGCTAACAGTTTTATATAATAGAAAACGACAAGAAAACATAACACAAGAAATTAGTGAAATTGTTGGTGGAGCTAATGCTCAAAATGATAATTAA
- the atpD gene encoding F0F1 ATP synthase subunit beta, which translates to MKITKGKIIQVMGPVVDVKFKENEMPSLYNTIELQNNGGKLVLEVVQHIGDDLVRTIAMGPTEGLVRGVEVTNTGAPISVPVGDEVLGRMFNVLGDPIDDKPPVQSKRMPIHRAAPTYDELTTSAEILETGIKVVDLMMPFSKGGKIGLFGGAGVGKTVLVQELINNVAKAHGGISVFAGVGERTREGNDLYYEMIEAGVIDKTSLVFGQMNEPPGARMRVALTGLTIAEYFRDERNQDVLLFIDNIFRFTQAGSEVSALLGRMPSAVGYQPTLATEMGALQERITSTQKGSITSVQAVYVPADDLTDPAPATTFAHLDARVVLDRSIAALGIYPAIDPLDSSSRMLDPSIVGEDHYSVALSIQETLQKYKELQSIIAILGMDELSEEDRIIVNRARKIRNFMSQPFTVGEKFTGRSGKYVPISETIRSFKAILNGEMDDVPETLFMYAGSIDEVNERFKKENK; encoded by the coding sequence ATGAAAATTACTAAAGGTAAAATTATTCAAGTTATGGGTCCGGTAGTCGATGTTAAGTTCAAAGAAAATGAAATGCCAAGCTTGTATAATACAATTGAATTACAAAACAACGGTGGAAAGCTTGTTTTGGAAGTTGTCCAACATATTGGAGATGATCTTGTAAGAACTATTGCCATGGGACCAACAGAAGGTCTTGTAAGAGGAGTGGAAGTTACCAATACAGGAGCACCAATTTCTGTACCTGTAGGAGACGAGGTTCTTGGAAGAATGTTTAATGTGTTAGGTGACCCTATTGATGATAAACCTCCTGTTCAATCAAAAAGAATGCCCATTCATAGAGCGGCACCAACATATGATGAATTGACTACATCAGCTGAAATCTTAGAAACTGGAATAAAAGTTGTAGACTTAATGATGCCTTTCTCAAAAGGTGGAAAAATTGGTTTATTTGGTGGTGCAGGAGTTGGTAAGACAGTTCTTGTTCAAGAATTAATCAATAACGTTGCAAAAGCTCACGGTGGAATCTCAGTATTTGCTGGAGTAGGTGAGAGAACAAGAGAGGGTAACGACCTTTATTATGAAATGATAGAAGCAGGGGTTATTGATAAGACTAGTTTAGTTTTTGGTCAAATGAACGAACCCCCAGGTGCTAGAATGAGAGTTGCTCTTACTGGCTTGACAATCGCTGAATATTTTAGGGATGAAAGAAATCAAGATGTACTACTATTCATTGACAACATCTTTAGATTCACACAAGCAGGGTCCGAAGTATCGGCGTTATTAGGTAGAATGCCATCTGCTGTTGGTTACCAACCAACATTAGCAACTGAAATGGGAGCTTTGCAAGAAAGAATTACATCTACTCAAAAAGGTTCTATTACTTCCGTTCAAGCAGTTTACGTACCAGCCGACGACTTAACAGACCCAGCCCCAGCAACCACCTTCGCTCACCTTGACGCAAGGGTTGTTTTGGATAGATCAATAGCAGCTCTAGGTATTTATCCAGCCATTGATCCACTTGACTCGAGTTCAAGAATGTTAGATCCAAGCATTGTTGGTGAAGATCACTATTCTGTAGCCTTGAGCATTCAAGAGACTCTTCAAAAATACAAAGAGTTACAATCAATAATAGCTATTTTAGGTATGGATGAACTATCTGAGGAAGATAGAATTATAGTTAACAGGGCTAGAAAAATAAGAAACTTCATGTCACAACCATTTACTGTGGGAGAAAAATTCACCGGAAGAAGTGGTAAGTATGTCCCAATATCAGAAACAATCAGATCATTCAAAGCAATCTTAAATGGAGAGATGGACGACGTTCCAGAAACATTATTTATGTATGCGGGTTCTATTGATGAAGTAAATGAAAGATTCAAAAAAGAAAATAAATAA
- a CDS encoding FoF1 ATP synthase subunit delta/epsilon — protein MKLKVITPDGIFLNDIEVNYVGVQTSAGDMTIYSRHIPIVSTLIIGVLKYEHENIKKYIHVHRGILQVSKEQVKILTQRLYEVDENGKRISENTYE, from the coding sequence ATGAAGCTTAAAGTAATCACACCCGACGGAATTTTCTTAAATGATATTGAAGTTAACTATGTTGGTGTTCAAACTAGCGCCGGTGATATGACTATATACTCAAGACATATTCCGATAGTTTCAACACTCATTATTGGTGTTTTGAAATATGAACACGAAAATATAAAAAAATATATTCATGTACATAGAGGAATTTTACAAGTGTCTAAGGAACAAGTAAAAATTCTAACACAACGTCTTTATGAAGTTGACGAAAATGGGAAAAGAATCTCTGAAAACACATACGAATAA
- a CDS encoding 5'-3' exonuclease: protein MEEKKKVVIVDGYHLLHKGYYGSLKRKKVAVNREGVLINALYVFVAKIYEMINSNNYHTVIVTFDVGKECWRRDIYPAYKATRKETPSDLIPQMQLVRDFLTSANIPWYEKCQYEGDDIMGTITRIAVKLGYKVDIISNDKDTYQLISKDVNVISQQSKKTEKETITEKEVFEKFGCKPSQIPDMKSLLGDHSDNIKGVKGMHYNTAIKLIEKYGSVENIYKNLSDFPPEHRTRLENCREQVIMNKKIAGILKNVDLGRINFKPLQVNYVRFMGFLKREKMWAFTKIIEDKVQDQLRKREDALLLKKTELKK, encoded by the coding sequence ATGGAAGAAAAGAAAAAGGTCGTAATAGTTGATGGTTATCATTTATTACATAAAGGATATTACGGTTCTTTAAAAAGGAAAAAGGTTGCTGTAAATCGTGAGGGAGTGCTAATTAATGCACTTTACGTGTTTGTAGCAAAAATATATGAAATGATTAATAGCAACAATTATCACACAGTTATTGTTACCTTTGATGTTGGAAAAGAATGTTGAAGAAGAGATATTTATCCTGCTTATAAAGCTACAAGAAAAGAAACGCCAAGTGATTTAATACCACAAATGCAATTAGTAAGAGATTTTTTGACATCCGCTAACATCCCCTGATATGAAAAATGTCAGTACGAGGGAGATGACATCATGGGCACAATAACCAGGATTGCTGTCAAACTTGGTTATAAGGTTGATATTATTTCAAATGACAAAGATACTTACCAACTAATATCAAAAGATGTAAATGTAATCTCACAACAGTCTAAAAAAACAGAAAAAGAAACCATAACAGAAAAAGAAGTTTTTGAAAAGTTTGGATGTAAACCATCACAAATACCAGATATGAAGAGTTTGTTGGGTGACCACTCAGATAATATAAAAGGTGTTAAAGGGATGCATTACAACACGGCAATCAAACTCATAGAAAAATATGGAAGTGTCGAAAACATTTACAAAAATTTAAGTGATTTTCCGCCTGAACATAGAACTAGGTTAGAAAATTGTCGCGAACAAGTTATTATGAACAAAAAAATAGCAGGTATTTTAAAAAATGTAGATCTTGGGAGAATCAACTTTAAACCATTACAAGTAAACTATGTAAGGTTTATGGGTTTTCTTAAAAGAGAAAAAATGTGAGCTTTTACAAAGATTATTGAAGACAAGGTTCAAGACCAATTAAGAAAAAGGGAAGATGCACTTCTCTTAAAGAAAACAGAATTAAAAAAATAA
- a CDS encoding IMPACT family protein has product MKVPDVDKVLIFEETIKKSKFITYIGRVENKSDLEEFINKYRRIDARHNCWAYKYGYENPKYGYNNDGEPIGTAGEPLLRLIEVNKLTNIIIFCVRYYGGIKLGTGGLQRAYSNGAIQLLKEMSFSILELKFSLKISFNISHLKKITTYLHKLSIKETTKEFWEDTVVLDFFINDLELLNPISNEIEIISKKYDYY; this is encoded by the coding sequence TTGAAGGTACCTGATGTTGATAAAGTTCTTATCTTTGAAGAAACAATCAAAAAATCTAAATTTATTACCTATATAGGTAGAGTTGAAAACAAATCTGATTTAGAAGAATTTATAAATAAGTATCGAAGAATAGATGCACGACACAATTGTTGAGCTTATAAATATGGCTATGAAAATCCAAAATATGGTTACAATAATGACGGCGAACCCATAGGAACAGCCGGCGAACCTTTATTAAGACTGATTGAAGTTAACAAGCTGACGAACATAATAATCTTTTGTGTTAGATATTATGGTGGAATCAAGTTAGGAACTGGCGGGCTTCAAAGAGCTTATAGTAATGGTGCAATCCAGTTACTAAAGGAGATGAGTTTTAGTATTTTAGAACTCAAATTCAGTCTAAAAATAAGTTTTAATATTAGTCACTTAAAAAAAATAACAACGTATCTACATAAATTATCTATCAAAGAGACAACAAAAGAGTTTTGAGAAGATACTGTTGTATTGGATTTTTTTATAAACGATTTAGAACTTCTAAATCCCATCAGTAACGAAATAGAAATAATATCAAAAAAATATGATTATTATTAG